ACCGACAAAATGATTAGTTAATGTCGCATCAATACATGATATGTATCTGCATTAGATGTCGCTTGATGAAAAAATTGTAATTTGGTCAACTGGTTAAGTGGGCCGTAAAGTCCCGAACATAAACTTGATTTAAGGGCTTGATAAGTTTCTCGATTAAATGATTTTTAGTCACTAAAACAGCCTGGCTTAAACAATTATTACACATTTTATTAAATATCATAACGCAAACCATGGGTGGGAAGTAAGCGAAAAAGGGTTAGTTAATGTCCCGTCAATACATGACATAAATTCGCGTTAAATTTGTTGGTTGACGAATAATGGTTGTATTTTGGTCGGCATCGTAATGTTCCCAAACATATGGTTGTTTTTAGGGTTAGGTATTTTATCCATTTAAATGCTTATTAATGTGAAAGCTTTTTAGTAACCAAAGTGGTCTGGCTTAAACAGTCATTAAGCATTTGATTGCGTATCCAAGATTGTTGAGTATGCATATATGTCTCGGCTTCATCATAGTTCATTCATAATATGTCCGTGTTAGAGATAAGGTCACTGGTCACCAAAGTGGCCCCGCTGTGCGCAATAGCTCTTGTGCATGTCGATGCTAttaaaagaaatgaaaacacaaaaaatcGAGTCTAATAGCCGTGATGGTCGACACTCATCCAAAGGTATCCCATGACATATGACTGGTGATGTAAATAGACTAAGCGAATAATTGGATGTGTGCTTGGATATCAAAGATAACATGCACGTTCGTTTGAAGTATGGTCGATTTGTTCACTAAAAGAACATAGGTTATTTCGTAAGTGGGGTCATTCTATTTTCCTTTATGAAATGTAGCAACGAATATAGAAGCATGAAATGCCGAAGCTAGGGCTAGACAACGACAACCCTAAGGTAGTTTTACTGAACTCGCCATTTATCTTCCTAGTGTgtgtgtctatatatatatatcttcctagtatatttatttatattgtaGATAtgagtacatttttctatcatattggtcaaagtttagaaTTTTGACTCAGGAGTCCGGACAAATCCAGACCATCTTATAATTCGAAATGTATGGAGTGATTTACAAAAATACATGCTCCCAAACGAGACTTGTGAGTTTGGACATGAAAACTACTCCACCCTCTAACATGTTTTCCAACAAAAAGACGTGGCAGCGTACTTTTCGAGAATGTTTACAAAATATAGAACTGTTTTGTCTCAAGAAACAGCTTTGAATGCCTGCCCTGCTTACTGACGTCGTACCGGGTCGCGTCCGCGTGACAGATCCACGAGCGGTTCGATTCGTGCTTCCGGTTCATCACGCGTAGCTGTGGCTTTGCCATGAAGCATTGATTTCAACATTGAAGGCCCGTATCTGGCTGGcccttgcatgcatgagcaaCGAGTGGGCTGTGGcgctgtgctgtgctgtgctcGGCTTTGCCAGTGCCAGGCTCGATCGATCGCCTGGCTGGCTCCCGTCGGGCCACAGCAAAAATCATCGGCTAGCGTCCGGCCCGGAAAGCAATGAAGAATGAACCGATGTGGCCGCCCGGAGTCAAATTATTGGCCGCTCGGCAGCACGGAAAGGATGCCCTCGGAAGCAAGACAGGGAGCCCTGCAACCCGGGGGAACTCACCACAGAATCGTGTGCTAAACCTGCCGGTGATCACCTTTGCCTCCAAAAGTGGAAGAAATTAAAACCCCGATCAAATGTGCTTCTTTCCAAATAAAAGGACGCGGTCTTATTATCGTCTTCTTAAATTCATTACAAATTTGCGCAAATCGCGATTTCGGAAACATAGGGGCCCGATGAGTTGGCCAACCGGGAAGGAAAGCAGTAAAAGCAGGCAGGCAGGGCACAGCTCACGAAAGATTTCGTTCAGAAACCGCGGAAAGGAATATtccggaaaagaaaaactggcTCCTTTGACACTGaccgacatgtgggtcccgcCGCATTCGCGTTCGCGCCCACGACCGCGCCGCTCCCTCGAGTCCAAACTCCAACCAGCCCCGGCCCCCGGGGCGCGCTTCCCCACTCCGTCCACGCTTCCCTTCCCCCGGGCCTATAAATAGCAGCCCTCAACTCGATCTCTTTTTTTATCCCCTCCTTCGGCCTCCActtctctccccctctctctcccccccctctctctcttccacttCCCCCTctcgctgcgccgccgccgctagggTTTCTGCCCCTTATCAAGCCGTAGAACCCTACACCTGTTCCTACACGCCGCCATGAGCGAGGAAGGCAAGGACGCGCTCGACCTCTCCGCCATCAGCGCCGCCGTACCCAACGCCGCAGGTTCGTTTCGATGTTCCCCTCCTGTTTCTTCTGTTGTTGCTCTTGCTGAGCTCTGGCTGTGGCGTTCTTATTCGGTTTCGGTTTGTGTGGTGCAGAGCTCAGCGCCGAAGACAAGGCCAACCTCGTGGAGTCGATTAAGGTGAGTTTTCTGTAGCACTTACGAGAGGGGCGGCTTTGCTGTTTTGTTCTATCGGGTTTTGGTGGGGTTTGTGTTCTATGGCGGGGTTGTGCTGATTCGGTGTCGCGGTTTTTGCAGAACACGCTGCAGGGATTGGCGGCGCAGCACTCGGACGTGCTCGAGAACCTCGAGCCCAAGGTCAGGAAGCGCGTCGAAGCGCTCAGGGAGATCCAGGTATAAGAGCCCTTCCACTCTCGTTTCGTGCGATAGTGATACTGTTGATTTTGTGATGGTTCTGGTGGTTGTTGAATGCGTCTGTTAGTAGTAGGTGATTTGTTTGATTCTAGACCATTGATTGTGCCTAAGTGCTGACCCTCTATGATTCTGACACCTGCTTGTGTGAACTGTCGTGCTGTACTACCACGAGTAATTGCATCTGCGATTGGAGCATGGACCATTTTGAATATGGGTTACGTGGTTGCTTACTAGTTGGGGATACTGTCGTGCTGTTAATTCCTCTTGGAGATTTTTGGAAAGTTGGGGATATTGCCGTGCTGTTAATTCCTTCGGGAGATTTTAGGAAAGTTGGGGATACTGTGGTGCTTTTAATTTCTATAGGAAATTTTAGGAAAGTTGGGGATACTGTCGTGCTGTTAATTTGTTTTGGAGATTTTAGGTAAATGCCAGTAGCCGTGTATCTTTGTGGTACTGATTATTAGTATTACTTCGGTATGGCTCATGATTCACTAGATGTTTACCAGTGGTCTGCAATTAAGTATTTAGCTTTGCCAGATCATGTTAACTCTTGAACCATCATGCTCTTAGAAGTAGTTTGCACACAGCTACGTGGAATTTGTTCAATTCGAGCATCCATAAGCTTGTGTTTTACTTGAACCCTGTCCTTTGTCTGCTGACACGATAGTTTCTCAGCGTACCTGTCTGTTAGTTTGCGTCAATGTTTCCACCCCATCGATGTTGACCAGTTCCTTCACCAAATTAATGTTGATTTTAGTCTGTTATATTGATCAGTCCTTTACCTAGTATTTAAGGACAGTTTGAATGTTCCAATTTTGGAATAATCTAGTTGTGTGTGGTGGAGAATTCTTTACCTTGTTCACCATTTTCCAGAGCCAACATGATGAACTTGAGGCAAAGTTTTTTGAGGAGAGAGCTGCCCTTGAAGCTAAATATCTGAAGATGTATGAACCACTGTATTCAAAGGTAAACTAATGCTGATTTCTAACTATTGTTTGCACTATCTTGTTATAGGTTTACCCTGTTGCTAAACTTTACTCTTGACTAGCAAACTACTCTCGCCTCTATCAGGGCAATAACAACTAGACTAGCATATATAGACAATAGGCTTTTCTATTATTTTCACTGTTCATGTAATACAGACGTATCGGCCCTTCATATTTGATTTTGTATGTCATGATCTAACTTATTCATTCTTTGCCCTTGCAAATTGACAGCGTTATGAAGTTGTCAATGGTGTGGTTGAAGTAGAAGGTGTAACAAAAGATGAGGCGGCTGTAACTGCTGCTGATCAGAAAGGTGAACTTATGTTTTGCCTGTCTAAGGTCTTTTGAGTGTTTGAATGCTGGGAAGAAATGCTGTAGTACAGAAGGAATGTAGCCTCTAATTGTCTTTTGACTTTGTTTATAATGTTTTCCTGCAGAGGAAAAGGGTGTGCCAGATTTCTGGCTTAATGCAATGAAGAACCATGAAATCCTGGCTGAGGAGGTGAGACCTGCATGTTTGAAAAATTCTAGAGAAATCTTCTCTGAACTGTCAATTGTTTTTGTCCAACTTGTCTTATCTGTACAtagttctgtttttttctcttgcttTTAGTGATCTGGTTTACCGTTTATCTATATCCAGATCCAGGAGAGAGATGAGGAAGCTCTCAAGTACCTCAAGGACATCAAATGGTACAGAATTAATGAGCCCAAGGGTTTCAAGCTTGAATTTCACTTTGACACTAATCCATTCTTCAAGAACTCAGTGCTTACAAAAACATACCACATGATTGATGAAGATGAACCAATCCTAGAGAAAGCCATTGGGTAATTAATATTTCAGCTCACCTGGATTTGTTTTCACTAATGTTTCTGTTTGAATCTTCTTCCAGCACTGAAATTGAATTGTATCACTAATGTTTCTGTTTGAATTTCCTTCTAGTACTGAAATTGAATGGTATCCTGGGAAGTGCTTGACACAAAAGGTTCTAAAAAAGAAGCCAAAGAAGG
The Brachypodium distachyon strain Bd21 chromosome 2, Brachypodium_distachyon_v3.0, whole genome shotgun sequence genome window above contains:
- the LOC100827771 gene encoding nucleosome assembly protein 1;2 — encoded protein: MSEEGKDALDLSAISAAVPNAAELSAEDKANLVESIKNTLQGLAAQHSDVLENLEPKVRKRVEALREIQSQHDELEAKFFEERAALEAKYLKMYEPLYSKRYEVVNGVVEVEGVTKDEAAVTAADQKEEKGVPDFWLNAMKNHEILAEEIQERDEEALKYLKDIKWYRINEPKGFKLEFHFDTNPFFKNSVLTKTYHMIDEDEPILEKAIGTEIEWYPGKCLTQKVLKKKPKKGSKNTKPITKTEMCDSFFNFFTPPQVPDDDEEIDEDTAEQLQNQMEQDYDIGSTIRDKIIPHAVSWFTGEAAQDEDFDGIMDGEDDDDEDDDEDEDEDEDDEEDEDDEGDKKKGGRVPAGEGQQGERPAECKQQ